A window from Streptomyces sp. NBC_00335 encodes these proteins:
- a CDS encoding LLM class flavin-dependent oxidoreductase, with amino-acid sequence MPVEFLGIAATNDGSETTARSGAAFDKDYTLRLARAHEEHGWDRVLFAYGSGTPDPAPAAAFIASKLDRLQILLAHRPNVSYPTYAAKTFATLDQISDGRLAVHFITGGNDHEQGREGDVLTKDERYARTREYIRIVKKIWTTHEPFDHEGEHYRFHDFVSDVFPVQQPHPKVSFGGSSPAAYAAGGAEADIYCLWGEPLEQTAQQIEAVRDAARAAGRTDAPRIQVAFRPIIAPTEELAWEKAHRTVGAIRERRRAGTVQRHRNGVSEATAPQNTGSQRLIAIAEAGERYDRALWTPTAAATGGAGNSNALVGTPETVAQALLDYYDLGVDILSARGYDLLGDAVDFGRYVIPLVREEVAKRDAARDAVRDARPEAGFPRQTLTAVRG; translated from the coding sequence ATGCCCGTGGAGTTCCTCGGCATAGCCGCCACCAACGACGGCTCCGAAACCACCGCACGATCCGGCGCCGCCTTCGACAAGGACTACACGCTCAGACTCGCCAGGGCGCACGAGGAGCACGGCTGGGACCGGGTGCTGTTCGCCTACGGTTCCGGCACCCCGGACCCGGCGCCGGCCGCCGCGTTCATCGCGAGCAAGCTGGATCGCCTGCAGATCCTGCTGGCCCACCGGCCCAACGTCTCCTACCCCACCTACGCCGCCAAGACCTTCGCGACCCTCGACCAGATCAGCGACGGCCGACTGGCCGTCCACTTCATCACCGGCGGCAACGACCACGAGCAGGGCCGCGAAGGCGACGTCCTCACCAAGGACGAGCGCTACGCCCGCACCCGCGAGTACATCCGCATCGTCAAGAAGATCTGGACCACCCACGAGCCCTTCGACCACGAAGGCGAGCACTACCGCTTCCACGACTTCGTCAGCGACGTCTTCCCCGTCCAGCAGCCCCACCCGAAGGTCTCGTTCGGCGGCTCCTCGCCCGCCGCCTACGCGGCCGGAGGCGCGGAGGCCGACATCTACTGCCTGTGGGGTGAGCCCCTGGAACAGACGGCCCAGCAGATCGAGGCCGTACGGGACGCCGCGCGGGCCGCGGGCCGCACAGACGCGCCCCGCATCCAGGTCGCGTTCCGCCCGATCATCGCCCCGACCGAGGAGCTGGCCTGGGAGAAGGCCCACCGCACGGTCGGCGCCATCCGGGAGCGCAGGCGGGCGGGGACCGTACAGCGCCACCGCAACGGGGTGTCCGAGGCCACGGCCCCTCAGAACACCGGATCGCAGCGGCTGATCGCCATCGCCGAGGCGGGGGAGCGCTACGACCGGGCGCTCTGGACGCCGACGGCGGCCGCCACCGGGGGCGCGGGCAATTCCAACGCCCTGGTCGGCACCCCGGAGACGGTGGCCCAGGCACTGCTGGACTATTACGACCTCGGCGTGGACATCCTGTCGGCCCGGGGCTACGACCTCCTCGGCGACGCCGTCGACTTCGGCCGGTACGTGATCCCGCTCGTCCGCGAGGAGGTGGCGAAGCGTGACGCCGCGCGGGACGCCGTACGCGATGCCCGGCCCGAGGCCGGTTTCCCGCGCCAGACCTTGACGGCGGTCCGCGGATGA
- a CDS encoding amino acid ABC transporter permease, with translation MTTVSDVSDAPRVSDGFPVSAPGAEPPPIVPRRRPGRRLSAAAALLVFATVLVSVVRNDAFQWGLVGQYFTTSAVLDGLLLTLWLTGVVMVLGFLLGTVLAVMRLSANPVLRTLSWGYVWIFRSTPLLVQLLFWFNIGALYPTLGLGIPYGPQLFTVTTVNLLGPTLTAVIGLTLHETAYAAEVVRGGILSVDPGQTEAAQALGLSRRRTLYRIVVPQAMRSIVPTAGNMLIGTLKGTSIVSVLAVHDLLYSVQLVYNQNYQVIPLLMVATLWYVAVTTVLSAGQYYVERHYARGSSRGLPPTPLRLLRVRLAGLRGRLNSVTAPGSR, from the coding sequence ATGACCACCGTTTCCGACGTCTCCGACGCGCCCCGCGTGTCCGACGGGTTCCCCGTGTCCGCCCCCGGCGCGGAGCCGCCGCCGATCGTGCCCCGCCGGCGCCCCGGCCGCCGGTTGTCCGCCGCCGCCGCGCTGCTGGTCTTCGCGACGGTGCTGGTCTCCGTCGTCCGCAACGACGCCTTCCAATGGGGCCTGGTGGGGCAGTACTTCACCACCTCCGCCGTGCTCGACGGGCTGCTGCTGACCCTCTGGCTGACCGGCGTGGTGATGGTGCTCGGGTTCCTGCTCGGCACCGTGCTCGCCGTGATGCGACTGTCGGCCAACCCCGTCCTGCGCACCCTGAGCTGGGGCTACGTGTGGATCTTCCGGTCCACGCCGCTCCTGGTGCAGCTGCTGTTCTGGTTCAACATCGGCGCCCTGTACCCGACGCTCGGCCTGGGCATCCCCTACGGCCCCCAGCTCTTCACCGTCACCACGGTGAACCTGCTCGGCCCGACCCTCACCGCCGTCATCGGCCTGACCCTGCACGAGACCGCGTACGCCGCCGAGGTGGTGCGCGGCGGCATCCTCTCCGTGGACCCCGGCCAGACCGAGGCCGCGCAGGCGCTCGGGCTGAGCAGGCGCCGCACCCTGTACCGGATCGTGGTTCCCCAGGCGATGCGCTCGATCGTGCCGACCGCCGGAAACATGCTGATCGGCACGCTCAAGGGCACCAGCATCGTCAGCGTGCTGGCCGTGCACGACCTGCTGTACTCGGTGCAGTTGGTCTACAACCAGAACTACCAGGTCATCCCGCTGCTGATGGTGGCCACCCTCTGGTACGTGGCCGTCACCACGGTGCTGAGCGCCGGCCAGTACTACGTGGAGCGGCACTACGCGCGCGGCAGCTCGCGCGGCCTTCCGCCCACGCCGCTGCGGCTGCTGCGCGTCCGGCTGGCCGGCCTGCGGGGCCGCCTGAACTCGGTGACCGCACCGGGCTCCCGCTGA